The proteins below are encoded in one region of Casimicrobium huifangae:
- a CDS encoding SMP-30/gluconolactonase/LRE family protein — protein sequence MAVAELIFDGKHGVGESPVWRADEASLYWVDIPAKAILCWNSRSGAVRAWSLPEMAGCIAHIDGRRWLAAMESGVFMATLADDGSVNTELLAAARHAEPGMRFNDGRCDRQGRFLAGTMFLDMAAAKTVGVVSSFDANGNQRALVDQLIVPNGMAFSPDGRTMYLSDSHPTVTTVWAYDYDVATGTPANRRVFIAGGTMAGRPDGAAVDADGCYWICGNDAGFVHRYTPDGKLDRSFAVPVKKPAMCAFGGENLDTLFVTSIRPGGVDLSDQPLAGGVFALRPGVQGLPEPKVRLT from the coding sequence ATGGCTGTTGCTGAGCTGATTTTTGACGGCAAGCATGGCGTCGGCGAAAGCCCGGTGTGGCGTGCCGACGAGGCATCGCTGTATTGGGTGGACATTCCAGCCAAGGCGATCCTGTGCTGGAACAGCCGTAGCGGCGCGGTACGCGCCTGGTCGTTGCCGGAAATGGCTGGCTGCATCGCCCACATTGATGGACGGCGCTGGCTGGCAGCGATGGAAAGTGGCGTTTTCATGGCAACGCTCGCTGACGATGGTAGCGTTAACACCGAACTGCTCGCTGCGGCTCGCCATGCCGAGCCTGGCATGCGTTTCAACGACGGTCGTTGCGATCGTCAGGGCCGCTTTCTTGCGGGCACCATGTTCCTCGACATGGCGGCGGCGAAAACAGTCGGCGTCGTCAGCAGCTTCGACGCAAACGGCAATCAGCGTGCCCTCGTTGATCAGCTGATCGTGCCCAACGGCATGGCGTTCAGCCCCGACGGCCGCACCATGTACCTCTCCGATTCACATCCCACGGTAACCACCGTCTGGGCATACGACTACGACGTTGCAACCGGCACCCCGGCCAACCGCCGGGTTTTCATCGCCGGCGGCACGATGGCCGGCCGCCCCGATGGCGCCGCAGTGGACGCTGACGGCTGCTACTGGATTTGCGGCAACGATGCCGGCTTCGTTCATCGCTACACCCCCGACGGCAAACTCGACCGCTCGTTCGCTGTCCCGGTGAAAAAGCCGGCGATGTGCGCGTTTGGTGGGGAAAACCTTGATACCCTGTTCGTCACCTCGATCCGCCCCGGCGGCGTTGATCTTTCCGATCAACCGCTGGCAGGCGGTGTGTTCGCCCTGCGGCCAGGTGTGCAAGGGCTGCCTGAGCCAAAGGTTCGGCTGACCTGA
- a CDS encoding NAD-dependent epimerase/dehydratase family protein, with product MSQKINRLLLTGAAGGLGKALRPRLNQFAQIVRVSDVADLGATAAHEEAVRCDLGNYDAMLALLDGVDAVVHLGGMSIDGPFEPILNANIRGAYNLYEGVRQKGVKRVVFASSNHVVGFHKQTDRLDATAPMRPDGNYGVSKAFGELLSRFYYDRYGVETVCMRIGSSFPKALDHRMLSTWLSYDDLTELIRCAIFTPNVGHTVVYAASDNKPSWWDNRLATHLGWTPKDSSDPFRAEVEANVPRLPADDPAAMYQGGQFVKFGPYPPA from the coding sequence ATGTCACAAAAAATCAACAGGTTGCTACTGACTGGGGCCGCAGGCGGTTTGGGCAAGGCGCTTCGCCCGCGCCTGAATCAGTTCGCGCAAATCGTCCGCGTCTCCGACGTCGCCGACCTCGGCGCCACCGCCGCACACGAGGAAGCTGTCCGCTGCGATCTCGGCAACTACGACGCCATGCTGGCGCTACTCGATGGAGTCGATGCGGTGGTGCATCTCGGTGGCATGTCGATCGACGGCCCGTTCGAACCGATCCTGAACGCCAATATCCGCGGGGCCTACAACCTCTATGAAGGTGTACGCCAGAAAGGCGTGAAGCGCGTGGTGTTCGCCAGCTCCAACCACGTCGTCGGCTTTCATAAGCAGACCGACCGTCTTGATGCCACCGCGCCGATGCGGCCAGACGGCAACTACGGCGTCAGCAAGGCGTTTGGTGAACTGCTGTCGCGCTTTTATTACGACCGCTATGGCGTCGAGACCGTGTGCATGCGTATCGGCTCGTCGTTCCCGAAGGCGCTGGACCATCGCATGCTGAGCACCTGGCTCAGCTATGACGATCTGACCGAACTCATTCGCTGCGCAATCTTCACTCCCAACGTCGGCCATACGGTTGTTTACGCGGCATCCGACAACAAACCGTCGTGGTGGGACAACCGGCTGGCGACGCATCTCGGCTGGACGCCGAAAGACTCGTCGGACCCGTTCCGCGCCGAAGTGGAAGCCAACGTGCCGCGTCTGCCTGCCGACGACCCTGCTGCGATGTATCAGGGCGGGCAGTTCGTCAAGTTTGGCCCCTACCCGCCGGCCTGA
- a CDS encoding FadR/GntR family transcriptional regulator yields MNKPTAPRTPRKSRSLAVDLVETLQSRIKDGTYAPGMRMPTEAEIMAEHGVSRTVVREAISRLQQARLVVTQHGIGSFVSEALPEEPGFRIDPVDVETVVDLVNVLELRVSLETESAGLAASRRNLRQLGEMQAAVNEFAACAAEGKDTIEADFRFHLAIAEATQNPHFFDLMRHLGTTVIPRARVNSPQLAKEEKSAYLERVNREHKMIFDAIERQDSDSARAAMRVHLTNSRERLRRVTEES; encoded by the coding sequence ATGAACAAACCGACCGCACCACGTACGCCGCGCAAGAGCCGCAGCCTAGCCGTTGACCTGGTTGAGACGCTGCAATCCCGCATCAAGGATGGCACCTACGCGCCCGGCATGCGGATGCCGACGGAGGCGGAGATCATGGCGGAGCATGGTGTCAGCCGGACGGTGGTACGGGAAGCCATTTCCCGCTTGCAGCAGGCGCGTCTGGTGGTTACCCAGCACGGTATTGGCAGCTTTGTCAGTGAGGCGTTGCCGGAGGAGCCGGGTTTCCGCATTGACCCTGTTGATGTGGAAACGGTCGTGGACCTGGTTAACGTGCTTGAGCTGCGGGTGAGTCTGGAGACCGAATCGGCGGGTCTGGCGGCGTCACGTCGCAATCTGCGTCAACTGGGTGAAATGCAGGCGGCGGTGAATGAGTTTGCCGCCTGTGCGGCCGAGGGCAAGGACACCATCGAGGCTGACTTCCGCTTCCATCTGGCCATCGCCGAGGCAACACAGAACCCGCACTTTTTCGATCTCATGCGCCACCTGGGTACCACGGTAATCCCGCGAGCCCGCGTGAACTCGCCGCAACTGGCCAAGGAAGAGAAGAGCGCCTACCTCGAGCGCGTCAACCGTGAGCACAAGATGATCTTTGACGCCATTGAGCGCCAGGATTCAGACTCGGCGCGGGCAGCGATGCGTGTCCACCTGACCAACAGCCGCGAACGCCTGCGCCGCGTGACCGAAGAGTCCTGA
- a CDS encoding TonB-dependent receptor produces MKHGKPFLLSPVAIALLAAWGQASAQQPPATPAAPAAPAAAPAAEQPKSSNVVEQVVVTGFRASLESAINKKREDNGIVDVVKAEDIAKFPDTNLAESLQRVPGVVIARDAGEGRNITVRGLGSQFTRVRINGLEALATTGGTDSSGGNNRSRGFDFNVFASELFNSITVRKSSSADVDEGSLGATVDLQSGRPFDYKGLTAVFSAKERYNDLSGTTDPRAAFLLSNTWVDGKVGALISGAYSKRRLFEEGFSSVRWDNGASSGGWCAPTGTTANPSTSTATTCGPAAQGVARLTGNADTNAAYTAASDVNNFHPRLPRYGRLTHDQDRIGLTGALQFRPREGTLMTLDMMYSKLDATRQEDYLEAISFSRTLSQGGKPQTSVVSTAYAANGALLYGVYNGVDIRSESRYDKLSTEFTQPTFTLEQDIGESIKVTAKVGRAESRFRNPIQTTTTLDALNVNGYSIDFRGNDRLPLIKYPFDVTQVGGALTLVGVPVAASGTQPTTIANTTSSEIRIRPQGTTNRNDVAQLNVAWEAVPDKLTIKFGPDYKKYLFDTYEFRRVNQNDTIFAPPAGSSVASLTTTLNGFGRGLNLPGGTPTSWVIPNLSAITQAYNIYCNCIISGPAGGPGDFTLSSITNGNARGNNQSVSETDTGGWFMADFSHTLFGRPVRGNAGARYVETKMSATGYQAASGGTQVTVDNKYSDFLPSANIAMDVTRDFVVRLAAAKVMSRPPLGSVSPGGSISTTGTLSISTGNPLLKPYRAKTFDASFEWYFNKNSIVSLGLFQKNISTYIQSLRVNVPYSQTGLPRSLLPANFTGEEVFQVTTPVNTDGGKLTGFELNYQQPLSFLPGRLKHLGVLANYTQVRSRIAYLVSPTGSATITDDLLNLSPKSYNATLYYDDGRFSARVSGSYRSGYLTRVPGQNNNDVEGTNKSLNVDASISYKWSPKLELTLEGVNLTNQANDQFISRARNSSVAYTVTGREVLAGFRYKF; encoded by the coding sequence GTGAAGCACGGCAAACCATTTCTTTTGTCGCCGGTAGCCATCGCGCTGCTGGCAGCCTGGGGACAGGCATCGGCGCAACAGCCGCCTGCTACCCCGGCCGCGCCCGCAGCACCGGCAGCGGCACCTGCAGCGGAGCAACCGAAGAGCAGCAATGTCGTCGAGCAGGTGGTGGTGACCGGCTTCCGGGCCTCGCTCGAAAGCGCGATCAACAAGAAGCGCGAGGACAACGGCATCGTTGACGTAGTGAAGGCCGAAGACATCGCCAAGTTCCCGGACACCAATCTCGCCGAGTCGCTACAACGCGTGCCCGGGGTGGTGATCGCGCGTGACGCCGGCGAAGGCCGCAACATCACTGTGCGCGGCCTCGGTTCGCAGTTCACCCGCGTTCGCATCAACGGGCTGGAGGCGCTGGCAACGACCGGCGGCACCGACAGTTCCGGCGGCAACAACCGCTCGCGTGGCTTCGACTTCAACGTGTTCGCCTCCGAGCTGTTCAACTCAATCACTGTCCGCAAGAGCTCCTCGGCAGACGTTGACGAGGGCTCACTGGGCGCCACGGTGGATCTGCAGTCTGGCCGTCCGTTCGACTACAAGGGACTGACCGCCGTTTTCTCCGCCAAGGAGCGTTACAACGACCTGTCCGGCACCACCGACCCGCGTGCCGCTTTCCTGCTGTCGAATACGTGGGTCGATGGCAAGGTAGGCGCCCTGATCTCCGGTGCCTATTCAAAGCGCCGCTTGTTTGAGGAAGGCTTCAGCTCGGTACGCTGGGACAACGGAGCGTCCTCAGGCGGCTGGTGTGCCCCGACCGGCACGACGGCCAATCCGAGCACCTCAACTGCGACCACCTGCGGCCCGGCGGCGCAGGGTGTTGCACGGCTCACCGGCAATGCCGATACCAACGCTGCCTATACCGCTGCCAGCGACGTCAACAACTTTCACCCGCGCCTGCCACGCTACGGCCGCCTCACGCACGATCAGGACCGCATCGGCCTGACCGGCGCGCTGCAGTTCCGGCCGCGTGAAGGCACGCTGATGACGCTCGACATGATGTATTCCAAGCTCGATGCAACGCGGCAGGAAGACTATCTCGAGGCGATCTCCTTCAGCCGCACATTGTCACAAGGCGGCAAGCCGCAGACCAGTGTGGTCTCGACGGCCTATGCCGCCAACGGCGCGCTGCTGTATGGCGTCTACAACGGTGTCGATATCCGCTCCGAATCGCGCTACGACAAGCTGTCCACCGAGTTCACGCAGCCCACCTTCACGCTGGAGCAAGACATCGGTGAGTCGATCAAGGTGACGGCCAAGGTGGGCCGCGCCGAGTCCCGCTTCCGCAACCCGATCCAGACCACCACGACGCTTGATGCGTTGAACGTTAACGGCTATTCGATTGACTTCCGTGGCAACGATCGCCTGCCGCTGATCAAGTATCCGTTCGACGTCACCCAGGTGGGCGGGGCGCTGACGCTGGTCGGCGTGCCGGTTGCCGCTTCGGGCACGCAGCCCACGACGATCGCCAACACGACGTCCAGCGAGATCCGCATTCGCCCGCAAGGCACCACCAACCGCAACGACGTTGCCCAGTTGAATGTGGCGTGGGAGGCGGTGCCGGACAAGCTGACCATCAAGTTCGGCCCAGACTACAAGAAGTATCTGTTCGACACCTACGAGTTCCGTCGTGTCAACCAGAACGACACCATCTTCGCGCCACCGGCAGGCTCCAGCGTGGCCAGTCTGACGACGACGCTCAACGGCTTCGGTCGCGGCCTCAACCTGCCAGGCGGTACGCCGACTTCGTGGGTGATTCCGAATCTGAGCGCAATCACGCAGGCGTACAACATCTACTGCAACTGCATCATCAGCGGTCCGGCTGGTGGTCCCGGCGACTTCACGCTGTCGTCGATCACCAACGGCAATGCCCGCGGCAACAATCAGAGCGTCAGCGAGACGGATACCGGCGGCTGGTTCATGGCTGACTTCTCGCACACGCTGTTCGGCCGCCCGGTGCGCGGCAACGCGGGCGCACGTTACGTTGAAACCAAGATGTCAGCGACCGGCTATCAGGCCGCCAGCGGCGGCACCCAGGTGACGGTGGACAACAAGTACAGCGATTTCCTGCCGTCCGCCAACATTGCGATGGACGTCACCCGGGACTTTGTCGTGCGCCTGGCTGCGGCGAAAGTCATGTCGCGTCCGCCGCTCGGCAGCGTCAGCCCCGGCGGCTCGATCAGTACCACGGGCACGTTGTCGATCTCGACCGGCAACCCGTTGTTGAAACCGTATCGCGCCAAGACCTTTGATGCGAGCTTCGAGTGGTACTTCAACAAGAACTCGATCGTGAGCCTGGGGCTGTTCCAGAAGAACATCAGCACCTACATCCAGAGCCTGCGCGTCAACGTGCCGTACAGCCAGACCGGCTTGCCGCGTTCGCTGTTGCCGGCCAACTTCACCGGTGAAGAAGTGTTCCAGGTCACCACGCCGGTGAACACTGACGGTGGCAAGCTGACCGGTTTCGAACTGAACTACCAGCAGCCGCTGAGCTTCCTGCCGGGACGCTTGAAGCATCTCGGCGTGCTGGCGAACTACACCCAGGTACGTTCACGCATCGCCTATCTGGTGTCGCCCACGGGCAGCGCCACGATCACCGACGACCTGCTGAACCTGTCGCCGAAGTCGTATAACGCTACCCTTTACTACGACGACGGCCGCTTCAGCGCGCGCGTTTCCGGCTCGTATCGCAGCGGTTACCTGACCCGTGTTCCGGGCCAGAACAACAATGACGTTGAGGGCACCAACAAGTCGCTCAACGTTGATGCGTCGATCTCGTACAAATGGAGCCCGAAACTCGAGCTGACACTGGAAGGCGTGAACCTGACCAATCAGGCCAACGACCAGTTCATCAGCCGTGCGCGCAACAGCTCGGTGGCCTACACCGTGACCGGCCGCGAAGTGCTGGCGGGCTTCCGCTACAAGTTCTAG
- a CDS encoding rhamnogalacturonan acetylesterase: MDTSRTIADKGIRVILVGDSTMATRTGYGDALCKRFVASTECINLARGGRSSKSFRVEGLWDNMLKILADNQASAASGNARKTWVLIQFGHNDQPGKAERSTDLVTEFPVNMARYVDEVRAAGGETVLVTPLTRRSFKDSVLQNDLRPWAEAVIRVARERSVPVIDLNAKSYAAVAAMGTAEADTLAEEPQPKMPLPEGVKSRFDYTHLGPKGASLFADMMASEIAAVVPAMARYLR, encoded by the coding sequence ATGGACACATCGCGCACGATCGCCGACAAGGGCATTCGCGTGATACTGGTCGGTGACTCGACGATGGCGACACGCACGGGCTACGGCGATGCGCTGTGCAAGCGCTTTGTTGCGAGCACCGAGTGCATCAATCTGGCGCGCGGCGGACGCAGCTCGAAGAGCTTTCGCGTCGAAGGATTGTGGGACAACATGCTGAAGATTCTTGCCGACAACCAGGCGAGTGCGGCGTCTGGCAATGCGCGCAAGACCTGGGTACTCATCCAGTTCGGCCATAACGATCAGCCCGGCAAAGCCGAGCGCTCCACCGATCTGGTGACTGAATTTCCGGTCAACATGGCGCGCTATGTCGACGAGGTACGGGCTGCAGGTGGCGAAACGGTGCTGGTGACGCCGCTGACACGTCGCAGCTTCAAGGACAGTGTCTTGCAGAATGACTTGCGACCCTGGGCTGAGGCGGTGATACGCGTCGCACGCGAAAGGTCGGTACCGGTGATTGACCTTAATGCGAAGAGTTACGCCGCAGTCGCTGCGATGGGTACTGCGGAGGCCGATACGCTGGCCGAAGAGCCGCAGCCGAAAATGCCATTGCCGGAGGGCGTGAAAAGCCGTTTCGACTACACCCACCTGGGGCCCAAGGGGGCCAGCCTGTTTGCTGACATGATGGCGAGCGAAATTGCTGCGGTGGTCCCGGCGATGGCGAGGTATTTGCGCTGA
- a CDS encoding pectinesterase family protein, with protein sequence MQSRRRHLLETLATLPLVAIGGCATMNGAATHREFGSPDAVVDATYRGTAGERHAGLPHFRTLEQALDAAPTDWYAPWRITLRPGLYREKLEITKPNIHLTGESRTGCVISFDAYSGQTRPSGVGTWTTFGCATLIVRAPGFAATNLTIENGYDYLANDAKHPGDPTYTNDPQAVALMLAKGSDRAQLRNVSITGYQDTLFVDAGRSYFRDCLVSGNVDFIFGAGQAVFDACDIVSRPRRKPNVAPHGYVTAPSTQLRDRYGLVFLRCKLLRESALVPANSHALGRPWHPAATFPDGRYADPNAVGSSVFIECFMDDHIAQDGWWSMTGLQKSGPTRTVFHPEDSRFFEYRSHGPGVARAGNSKRRQLSDSEAMRYTVAEVLGDWPVGSR encoded by the coding sequence ATGCAATCCAGACGCCGTCATCTGCTTGAAACACTTGCCACTCTCCCCTTGGTCGCGATCGGCGGCTGCGCAACGATGAATGGCGCCGCCACCCACCGTGAGTTCGGCTCGCCAGACGCGGTAGTCGATGCAACTTACCGAGGCACGGCGGGCGAACGACACGCTGGGCTGCCACACTTTCGCACGCTGGAACAGGCGCTCGATGCCGCGCCCACAGATTGGTACGCGCCATGGCGCATCACTTTGCGGCCGGGCCTGTACCGCGAGAAGCTGGAAATCACCAAGCCCAATATTCACCTGACTGGTGAAAGTCGCACTGGTTGCGTGATCAGCTTTGATGCCTACTCCGGGCAAACGCGTCCGTCCGGCGTCGGCACCTGGACCACGTTTGGCTGCGCCACCCTGATTGTTCGTGCGCCGGGCTTTGCAGCGACTAACCTGACCATCGAAAACGGCTATGACTACCTCGCCAACGACGCCAAGCATCCGGGCGACCCCACCTACACCAACGACCCGCAGGCCGTCGCGTTGATGCTGGCGAAAGGATCTGACCGTGCGCAGTTGCGCAACGTGTCAATCACTGGCTATCAGGACACGCTCTTCGTTGACGCCGGGCGTAGCTACTTCCGCGACTGCCTGGTCAGCGGCAATGTGGACTTCATCTTCGGCGCCGGGCAGGCAGTGTTCGACGCCTGCGACATCGTGAGCCGCCCGCGCCGCAAGCCCAACGTGGCGCCGCATGGCTATGTCACAGCGCCGAGCACGCAACTGCGCGACCGCTACGGCCTCGTCTTCCTGCGTTGCAAGCTGCTGCGCGAGAGCGCCCTGGTGCCCGCCAACTCGCACGCGTTAGGCCGACCATGGCATCCAGCGGCCACCTTCCCCGATGGCCGTTACGCCGACCCGAACGCGGTGGGCAGCAGCGTGTTCATCGAGTGCTTCATGGATGACCACATCGCACAGGATGGCTGGTGGTCAATGACTGGCCTGCAAAAGAGCGGTCCAACCCGTACCGTATTTCATCCGGAAGATTCTCGTTTCTTTGAATACCGCAGCCACGGCCCCGGCGTGGCACGGGCCGGCAACAGCAAGCGTCGGCAGTTAAGCGACAGCGAGGCGATGCGCTACACGGTAGCTGAAGTGTTGGGCGACTGGCCGGTCGGATCGCGTTAA
- a CDS encoding carbohydrate ABC transporter permease: MYENRKLGFMYVLPFVIGVALFKLFPFVMSFALSFTQYDLIEPPKYIGVENYREMFTTDKLFPKSLGVTLMFVALTVPLRLAAALFVAQILNFKLRGINFFRSAFYLPSILGGSIAVSILWRFIFSRNGLINQALIALGFDPILWLADEQYSLWTIVLLNVWQFGSSMVIFLAALQNVPQSLYEAAAMDGAGKGTVFFRITVPLITPVIFFNLIMQTVHAFQEFNGPYMVTEGGPLHSTYLLSLYIYEQSFKLFNLGYGTALSWVLFALVAVLSAVAFYSSKYWVYYAGEKEGK; this comes from the coding sequence ATGTATGAGAACCGCAAGCTGGGCTTCATGTACGTGCTGCCGTTCGTCATCGGCGTCGCGCTGTTCAAGCTCTTCCCGTTCGTGATGTCCTTCGCGCTGTCGTTCACGCAGTACGACCTGATCGAGCCACCCAAGTACATCGGCGTCGAGAACTACCGCGAGATGTTCACGACCGACAAGCTGTTCCCGAAGTCGCTGGGCGTCACGCTGATGTTCGTCGCGCTGACCGTGCCGCTGCGCCTCGCGGCGGCGCTGTTCGTCGCGCAGATCCTCAACTTCAAGCTGCGCGGCATCAACTTCTTCCGCTCGGCGTTCTATCTGCCGTCGATCCTGGGCGGCTCGATCGCCGTGAGCATCCTGTGGCGCTTCATCTTCTCGCGCAACGGACTGATCAACCAGGCGTTGATCGCGCTGGGCTTCGATCCGATCCTGTGGCTCGCTGACGAGCAGTATTCGCTGTGGACCATTGTGCTGCTCAACGTCTGGCAGTTCGGCTCGTCAATGGTGATCTTCCTCGCCGCGCTGCAGAACGTGCCGCAGTCGCTGTACGAGGCCGCCGCGATGGACGGTGCCGGCAAGGGGACCGTGTTCTTCCGCATCACGGTGCCGCTGATCACGCCGGTGATCTTCTTCAATCTGATCATGCAGACGGTGCACGCGTTTCAGGAATTCAACGGGCCGTACATGGTCACCGAGGGCGGGCCGCTGCATTCGACCTATCTGCTGTCGCTCTACATCTACGAGCAGAGCTTCAAGCTGTTCAATCTGGGCTACGGCACGGCGCTGTCGTGGGTGCTGTTCGCACTGGTCGCGGTGCTGAGCGCCGTCGCGTTTTACTCGTCGAAGTACTGGGTGTACTACGCCGGTGAGAAAGAGGGCAAATAA
- a CDS encoding carbohydrate ABC transporter permease, with product MSGASNPVVNDTSDIVVDGYQLRRERINMIVRYTLLIAVGLLMLYPLIWLIGASFKSNAEIFTEVGFWPSSFDITPYVKGWKTSTEYTFTRYFANSFLIVIPRIIVTVISCVLVAYAFARFDFFGKKVLFAIMVATMMLPQIVLRIPQYIMFQQFDMIDSYAPLILPSAFATDTFFVFMLVQFLRGIPRDMEEAAQMDGCNSLQMLWYIIVPLLKPAIISVIVFQFIWTMNDFIGPLIYLSSVEKYPVSLALKLSIGATEEVEWNSVIAISVLALVPSVAVFFAAQKHFVDGVASTGLKG from the coding sequence ATGAGCGGCGCCTCCAATCCGGTTGTGAACGACACCAGCGACATCGTGGTCGACGGCTACCAGCTGCGTCGCGAGCGCATCAACATGATCGTGCGCTACACGCTGCTGATCGCGGTGGGACTGCTGATGCTGTACCCGTTGATCTGGCTGATAGGTGCCTCGTTCAAGAGCAACGCCGAGATCTTCACCGAGGTCGGCTTCTGGCCGTCGAGCTTCGACATCACGCCGTACGTCAAGGGCTGGAAGACCAGCACCGAATACACCTTCACGCGCTATTTCGCCAACTCGTTCCTGATCGTGATTCCGCGCATCATCGTGACGGTGATCTCCTGCGTGCTGGTTGCCTACGCCTTCGCGCGCTTCGATTTCTTCGGCAAGAAGGTGCTGTTCGCGATCATGGTCGCGACCATGATGCTGCCGCAGATCGTGCTGCGCATTCCGCAGTACATCATGTTCCAGCAGTTCGACATGATCGACTCCTACGCGCCGCTGATCCTGCCCTCAGCCTTCGCGACCGATACTTTCTTCGTGTTCATGCTGGTGCAGTTCCTGCGCGGCATTCCGCGCGACATGGAAGAGGCCGCGCAGATGGACGGTTGCAACTCGCTGCAGATGCTCTGGTACATCATCGTGCCGCTGCTGAAGCCCGCGATCATCTCGGTCATCGTGTTCCAGTTCATCTGGACCATGAACGACTTCATCGGCCCGCTGATCTACCTGTCGAGCGTCGAGAAGTATCCGGTCTCGCTGGCGCTCAAGCTGAGCATAGGCGCGACGGAAGAGGTCGAATGGAACAGCGTCATCGCCATCTCGGTACTCGCGCTGGTGCCCTCGGTGGCGGTGTTCTTCGCCGCGCAGAAGCACTTCGTCGACGGCGTCGCAAGCACCGGCCTCAAGGGCTAG
- a CDS encoding ABC transporter ATP-binding protein: MASVTLNQIAKVYPNGFKAVHEIDFSINDGEFVVLVGPSGCAKSTLLRMVAGLESITGGELRIGDKVVNRLPPKDRGAAMVFQNYALYPHMKVRDNLAFGLKLQGLPKPEVEARVNEAAKLLEIEPLLDRYPRQLSGGQSQRVAVGRAIVKKPQVFLFDEPLSNLDAKLRASMRVRITELHQQLKAAGQPCTVIYVTHDQVEAMTMGERICVLKEGRIQQFDTPSKLYNAPANTFVASFIGSPEMNMLDATLSTNGDSATAELLGASGAVRASGLPALAGATVKLGLRPENVLVNASDEAGVLWLDSELSHIEYMGSELFAYFKVGATTITSRVPANQAGELATQKRGDRVRIGLQLAQAHWFDAASGTNLNTSH; this comes from the coding sequence ATGGCAAGCGTCACACTCAACCAGATCGCCAAGGTTTACCCGAACGGCTTCAAGGCCGTGCACGAAATCGATTTCAGCATCAACGACGGCGAGTTCGTCGTGCTGGTGGGGCCCTCGGGCTGCGCCAAGAGCACGCTGCTGCGCATGGTCGCGGGGCTCGAGAGCATCACCGGCGGCGAGCTCAGGATCGGTGACAAGGTCGTCAACCGGCTGCCACCCAAGGACCGCGGCGCCGCGATGGTGTTCCAGAACTACGCGCTCTACCCGCACATGAAGGTGCGCGACAACCTCGCGTTCGGGCTCAAGCTGCAGGGACTGCCGAAGCCCGAGGTCGAGGCGCGCGTCAATGAGGCCGCCAAGCTGCTCGAGATCGAGCCGCTGCTCGACCGCTATCCGCGCCAGCTCTCGGGCGGGCAGTCGCAGCGCGTCGCGGTCGGCCGCGCGATCGTCAAGAAGCCGCAGGTGTTCCTGTTCGATGAGCCGCTGTCGAACCTCGACGCCAAGCTGCGCGCCTCGATGCGCGTGCGCATCACCGAGCTGCACCAGCAGTTGAAGGCTGCAGGTCAGCCCTGCACGGTCATCTACGTGACGCACGACCAGGTCGAGGCGATGACGATGGGCGAGCGCATCTGCGTGCTGAAAGAAGGCCGCATCCAGCAGTTCGACACGCCGTCGAAGCTGTACAACGCGCCGGCCAACACCTTCGTCGCGAGTTTCATCGGGTCACCCGAGATGAACATGCTCGACGCGACGCTCAGCACGAACGGCGACAGCGCGACCGCAGAATTGCTCGGCGCATCGGGCGCTGTGCGCGCCAGCGGCCTGCCCGCCCTCGCGGGAGCGACTGTCAAGCTGGGCCTGCGCCCCGAGAACGTGCTCGTCAACGCCAGCGACGAGGCTGGCGTGCTCTGGCTCGACAGCGAGCTGAGCCACATCGAATACATGGGCAGCGAGCTGTTCGCCTACTTCAAAGTTGGCGCGACCACGATCACGAGCCGGGTGCCGGCGAACCAGGCGGGCGAGCTCGCGACGCAGAAGCGCGGCGACCGTGTGCGCATCGGCCTGCAGCTCGCGCAGGCGCACTGGTTCGATGCGGCGAGCGGCACCAATCTCAATACCTCACACTGA